A genomic segment from Pediococcus acidilactici encodes:
- a CDS encoding EbsA family protein, protein MKKVESFYYQPDFLNNIISWCWTFLILIVGVIFWLEVTIFNWITAVFFAVFVMVISIQTVSRTVEVIGSELIINRVIKSNFTVLSIANIKDVSRGKMSISFQYDHKRYKLLMRRRSVNRLYEILTKE, encoded by the coding sequence GGAGAGTTTTTATTACCAGCCTGATTTTTTGAATAATATAATCTCGTGGTGTTGGACATTTTTGATTTTAATTGTGGGGGTCATTTTCTGGCTTGAAGTTACGATCTTCAACTGGATTACCGCGGTTTTCTTTGCGGTTTTTGTGATGGTAATCAGTATCCAGACGGTGAGTCGAACGGTGGAAGTGATTGGATCAGAGTTAATTATTAACCGAGTGATTAAAAGTAATTTTACCGTACTGAGCATTGCTAACATTAAAGATGTTAGTCGCGGAAAAATGTCGATAAGTTTCCAATATGATCATAAAAGATATAAACTATTGATGAGGCGTCGCTCAGTAAATCGCCTTTACGAAATTCTGACAAAGGAGTAG